Proteins encoded in a region of the Suncus etruscus isolate mSunEtr1 chromosome 1, mSunEtr1.pri.cur, whole genome shotgun sequence genome:
- the ENPP7 gene encoding ectonucleotide pyrophosphatase/phosphodiesterase family member 7, giving the protein MDTRAMLVGLVLAMLPTPGLGAPVESDTLQSPRNKLLLVSFDGFRWDYDQDVNTPNLDTMVREGVKARHMTPPFVTMTSPCHFTLVTGKYIENHGVVHNMFYNLSNRVKLPYHPTLSKGSWWDNGSIPIWITAQRQGLKTGSFFFPGGNVTYQGEAVTQSRREGIAHNYKDEKEWRANIETVLGWFTRDGLDLVTLYFGEPDSTGHKFGPDSEERKKMVEQVDRTVGYLRSRILEEGLESRLNLIITSDHGMNKVNKKAPDLVEFHKFANFSFSDIYFELLDYGPNGMLYPKEGRLDKVYEVLKKAHPRLHVYKKEDFPKDLHYAGHSRITPLVMYSDPGYVIHGRINVQNNNGEHGFRNDVQDMKTIFRAVGPNFQRGLEVEPFESVHVYALMCQLLGIQPEPHDGDLATLLPLLRDGSGLPPRGPALLLVTLLVALFLLVQVAM; this is encoded by the exons ATGGACACCAGGGCCATGCTGGTGGGGCTGGTGCTGGCCATGTTGCCCACTCCCGGGCTTGGGGCTCCGGTAGAATCAGACACTCTGCAGAGCCCCCGGAACAAGCTGCTGCTTGTGTCCTTCGACGGCTTCCGCTGGGACTATGACCAAGACGTGAACACACCGAACCTGGACACCATGGTCCGTGAGGGCGTAAAGGCACGCCACATGACGCCTCCCTTCGTCACCATGACCAGCCCCTGCCACTTCACCCTGGTCACCG GCAAGTACATCGAGAACCACGGGGTGGTCCACAACATGTTCTACAACCTCAGCAACCGCGTGAAACTGCCGTACCACCCGACGCTGAGCAAGGGCAGCTGGTGGGACAACGGGAGTATCCCCATCTGGATCACCGCACAGCGCCAG GGCTTGAAGACCGGCTCCTTCTTCTTCCCTGGCGGCAACGTCACCTACCAGGGCGAGGCGGTGACGCAGAGCCGGAGGGAGGGCATCGCCCATAACTACAAGGACGAGAAGGAGTGGAGAGCCAACATCGAGACGGTGCTCGGCTGGTTCACGCGCGACGGCCTCGACCTGGTCACCCTCTACTTCGGGGAGCCCGACTCCACCGGCCACAAGTTCGGGCCGGACTCGGAGGAGCGGAAGAAGATGGTGGAACAGGTGGACCGCACGGTGGGCTACCTGCGTTCGCGCATCCTCGAGGAAGGCCTGGAGTCTCGCCTCAATCTCATCATCACGTCGGACCATGGCATGAACAAGGTCAACAAGAAGGCGCCCGACCTGGTGGAGTTCCACAAGTTCGCCAACTTCAGCTTCTCCGACATCTACTTCGAGCTCCTGGACTACGGCCCCAACGGGATGCTGTACCCCAAGGAGGGGCGGCTGGACAAGGTGTACGAGGTGCTCAAGAAGGCCCACCCCAGGCTGCACGTGTACAAGAAGGAGGATTTCCCCAAGGATCTGCACTACGCCGGCCACTCCCGGATCACGCCGCTGGTCATGTACAGCGACCCTGGCTACGTCATCCATGGG AGAATCAACGTGCAGAACAACAACGGGGAGCATGGCTTCCGCAACGACGTCCAGGACATGAAGACCATCTTCCGGGCCGTGGGGCCCAACTTCCAGCGGGGCCTGGAGGTGGAGCCCTTCGAGAGCGTCCATGTCTACGCACTCATGTGCCAGCTACTGGGCATCCAGCCTGAGCCCCACGACGGGGACCTGGCCACGCTGCTGCCCCTGCTGCGAGACG GGTCCGGCCTCCCGCCCAGAGGCCCTGCCCTGCTGCTGGTGACTCTGCTGGTGGCCCTGTTCCTCCTCGTCCAAGTGGCCATGTGA